The following are encoded in a window of Solidesulfovibrio magneticus RS-1 genomic DNA:
- a CDS encoding type II secretion system protein has translation MRRAKDGFTLIEIVIALVLAGLLASLAGPMLSGAIKGNATALQNLSNEVTLQSTMEKAIARWQADSTQKFADFKNAVQANDLTTGFVIDSTKTGFCTISGTTFTVDTTLTSGNYYLLTLKNSGTGETLSMLFTSGTVRS, from the coding sequence ATGCGTCGAGCCAAGGACGGTTTTACGCTTATTGAGATTGTCATTGCCCTGGTCCTGGCCGGACTGCTCGCGTCCCTGGCCGGGCCGATGCTCTCCGGCGCGATCAAGGGGAATGCGACGGCCTTGCAGAATTTGAGCAATGAAGTGACGTTGCAGTCAACTATGGAGAAAGCCATTGCTCGGTGGCAGGCAGACTCAACGCAAAAATTTGCAGATTTTAAGAACGCCGTCCAAGCGAATGATTTGACGACGGGGTTTGTCATTGATTCTACGAAGACTGGGTTTTGCACGATTTCCGGGACAACATTCACTGTGGATACGACGCTGACAAGTGGGAATTATTATCTTCTAACGCTAAAAAATTCCGGTACAGGAGAAACTTTGTCCATGCTTTTCACCTCTGGCACTGTAAGATCATGA
- a CDS encoding tetratricopeptide repeat protein has product MQIEKNPLWRAGKHPLLWGCLLLTAVTVLNNWPMASFGFAWDDHGYVIRNYAIQDPVSLKTILWCLTAFAEANWHPMTWLALHLQFQFFGLNPGGYHVTNLLLHIANTLLLYALLYRTTRAVGKSLFVAALFSVHPLHIESVAWISEIKDVLSTFFFLLTLHAYASYARRPELWRYGLVGLLLALGLASKPMLVTAPFVMLLLDYWPLGRWTGGPEAAFPGAAGPRFPNRRLILEKLPFFAMVAVVCVLTFLAQREGGAVVHLGAISLALRLGNVANSYVLYLWRMLWPWPLSFFYPYTPVPPWRIVLCLCGLVALSLVAWRNRRRAPYVLCGWLWYLGTLVPVIGLVQVGSQAMADRYTYIPSIGVFVAAAWLLDALRTRLRVSVLLPAALAGATIFMAMSASLDYLLKWINEEELYQHGLNIYPDNAIALNNYGIYLVERQKNDRALQHFKKEMEINPQAARGLINLGSLALLERKYPEALQHLVAALRVNPKNGMIYYLLGQVFLKIHDYTVAEALFRHALHSKQSVSRAAAALADLYVTQGRHDEALDVAAAFLPNLYDKDPPKALLLWNASRAHRLKGDTAKAREVAAEALRLQPVFPNASRELALLALGDGALDAAVSLLKESHQQTPWEPENWALLGQLYLRQGKYSRAYEQFRRALTRSQELHATTETEIHLALAALLQRFGRPDIAALHVARAHDLRILCSPKDAPAFRSRLEEAAPAVSPPIQGSPQ; this is encoded by the coding sequence ATGCAAATTGAAAAGAATCCGCTCTGGCGGGCCGGGAAACACCCGCTCCTCTGGGGCTGCCTGCTGCTGACCGCCGTCACCGTCCTCAACAACTGGCCCATGGCCTCCTTCGGCTTCGCCTGGGACGACCACGGCTATGTGATCCGCAACTATGCCATACAAGATCCCGTCTCGCTCAAAACCATCCTGTGGTGCCTGACCGCCTTTGCCGAAGCCAACTGGCACCCCATGACCTGGCTGGCGCTGCACCTGCAATTCCAGTTTTTCGGCCTCAATCCCGGCGGCTACCACGTCACCAATCTGCTCCTGCACATCGCCAACACGCTGCTGCTCTACGCCCTGCTCTACCGCACCACCCGCGCCGTGGGCAAAAGCCTGTTCGTGGCCGCGCTTTTTTCCGTACATCCCCTGCACATCGAATCCGTTGCCTGGATTTCCGAAATAAAAGACGTGCTGAGCACCTTCTTCTTTCTGCTCACGCTTCATGCCTACGCCAGTTACGCCCGTCGCCCGGAGCTGTGGCGCTATGGCCTTGTCGGCCTGCTGCTGGCCCTGGGTCTCGCCTCCAAGCCCATGCTGGTCACCGCGCCGTTCGTCATGCTGCTGCTCGACTACTGGCCCCTTGGCCGCTGGACCGGCGGCCCGGAGGCGGCTTTCCCGGGCGCGGCCGGCCCGCGCTTCCCGAACCGCCGGCTTATCCTGGAGAAACTGCCGTTTTTCGCCATGGTCGCCGTGGTCTGCGTCCTGACCTTCCTGGCCCAACGAGAAGGGGGGGCGGTGGTGCATCTGGGCGCCATCTCCCTTGCCCTGCGCCTGGGCAACGTGGCCAATTCCTACGTCCTGTATCTCTGGCGGATGCTGTGGCCGTGGCCACTGTCCTTTTTCTACCCCTACACCCCGGTGCCGCCCTGGCGCATCGTCCTGTGCTTGTGCGGCCTGGTCGCCCTGAGCCTTGTGGCCTGGCGCAACAGACGCCGCGCCCCCTATGTCCTGTGCGGCTGGCTCTGGTATCTTGGAACCCTGGTCCCGGTCATCGGCCTCGTGCAGGTCGGCTCCCAGGCCATGGCCGACCGCTATACCTACATCCCTTCCATAGGCGTGTTCGTCGCCGCGGCCTGGCTCCTGGACGCCCTGCGCACGCGTCTGCGCGTCAGCGTCCTGTTGCCGGCGGCGCTGGCCGGCGCGACCATTTTCATGGCCATGTCCGCCAGCCTGGATTATTTGCTCAAATGGATCAATGAAGAAGAACTGTACCAGCACGGATTGAACATTTATCCCGATAATGCCATCGCGCTCAACAATTACGGCATTTATCTCGTCGAGAGGCAAAAAAACGACAGGGCGTTGCAACACTTCAAAAAGGAAATGGAAATCAACCCCCAGGCCGCGCGGGGCCTGATCAATCTGGGCAGCCTGGCCTTATTGGAAAGAAAATACCCCGAAGCGCTCCAGCATCTGGTCGCAGCCCTGCGAGTAAACCCCAAAAACGGGATGATCTATTACTTATTGGGGCAAGTTTTTTTAAAGATTCATGACTATACCGTGGCGGAAGCGCTTTTCCGCCACGCCTTGCACTCCAAACAAAGCGTCTCGCGAGCCGCGGCGGCCTTGGCCGATCTCTATGTCACGCAGGGACGCCATGACGAGGCCCTGGACGTCGCCGCAGCCTTCCTGCCGAATCTCTACGACAAAGACCCGCCAAAAGCCCTGCTCCTGTGGAACGCCAGCCGGGCGCACCGGCTCAAGGGCGACACTGCAAAGGCGCGAGAAGTCGCCGCCGAGGCGCTCAGGCTTCAACCCGTCTTTCCCAACGCCTCTCGGGAGCTGGCGCTCCTGGCCCTTGGCGACGGAGCACTGGACGCTGCCGTCAGCCTGCTCAAGGAGTCGCACCAACAAACGCCCTGGGAACCCGAAAACTGGGCCTTGCTCGGCCAGCTTTACCTCCGCCAGGGAAAATACAGCCGGGCTTACGAGCAATTTCGCCGCGCCCTGACCCGCAGCCAGGAACTGCACGCCACAACGGAAACCGAGATCCACCTGGCCCTGGCCGCCCTGCTGCAACGCTTCGGCCGTCCGGACATCGCCGCCCTCCACGTCGCCCGGGCCCACGATCTGCGCATCCTGTGCAGCCCGAAGGACGCTCCGGCATTTCGCAGCCGCTTGGAAGAAGCCGCCCCGGCGGTTTCCCCGCCCATCCAGGGCTCGCCCCAGTAA
- a CDS encoding pilin, with the protein MEKARTLRHGEQGFTLIEIIAVLVILGILAAVAIPKYNDLQKQAQIKTAMGALPAVVTMATNDYHSFMMSNPGSNASNFSNSRSGNVTDFIGSYNATGGVVTAYVTGAVTGTGPAAWWSNVSGSASIMTYKFTLE; encoded by the coding sequence ATGGAAAAGGCAAGGACATTGCGGCACGGCGAACAGGGCTTCACGCTTATTGAAATCATCGCCGTGCTGGTCATTCTCGGCATCCTGGCCGCCGTGGCCATCCCCAAATATAACGATCTGCAGAAACAGGCGCAGATCAAAACCGCCATGGGCGCGCTGCCGGCCGTCGTGACCATGGCCACCAACGACTATCATTCCTTCATGATGTCAAACCCGGGCAGCAACGCCAGCAACTTTTCCAACTCACGGTCTGGAAACGTGACGGATTTCATTGGTTCCTATAATGCCACCGGTGGCGTGGTGACGGCCTATGTTACTGGCGCGGTCACCGGGACCGGTCCGGCGGCTTGGTGGAGCAACGTGTCCGGTTCGGCATCGATCATGACCTACAAGTTCACTCTGGAATAG
- a CDS encoding prepilin-type N-terminal cleavage/methylation domain-containing protein, which yields MICQSVGLKRPARRSRSANQRGFTLIEIIVVLLLLGILSAVAISKYSTNNITAATEADVFKASLRYAQQRAMGDISTWGLSIAADGLSYSLFTNNPDLKTNPILPGVGANTRVLASGVTMSVSNAVSNGGKSEIIFDYRGRLAASGGSNTSAGTEYLKTAPLAVLGTNVTVTFTGDTGKSMTIYAKTGFAQ from the coding sequence ATGATTTGTCAAAGCGTTGGCCTGAAACGGCCGGCTCGAAGGAGTCGGTCCGCGAACCAGCGTGGGTTCACCCTGATCGAAATTATTGTCGTTTTGCTGCTGCTTGGCATCTTATCCGCCGTCGCCATCAGCAAATACTCGACGAACAACATCACGGCCGCCACCGAGGCTGACGTTTTCAAGGCCAGCCTGCGCTATGCCCAGCAGCGCGCCATGGGCGACATCTCCACCTGGGGCCTCAGCATCGCCGCTGACGGCCTTTCCTACTCGCTTTTCACCAACAATCCCGATCTCAAAACGAATCCGATCCTGCCGGGCGTGGGCGCGAACACGCGGGTTTTGGCCAGCGGCGTGACCATGTCGGTGAGCAACGCCGTCAGCAATGGCGGCAAAAGCGAGATCATTTTCGACTATCGCGGTCGTCTGGCCGCGTCCGGCGGTTCGAACACTTCGGCCGGCACGGAGTACTTGAAGACCGCCCCTTTGGCGGTTCTGGGCACTAACGTGACCGTGACGTTCACCGGCGATACCGGAAAATCCATGACGATATACGCCAAAACGGGCTTTGCCCAATGA
- a CDS encoding GspE/PulE family protein, producing MEPRRRLRLGEMLVAAGLVTEDQLRQALAAGKRSGLRLGQQLVREGTVKEADIVDLISRQMGLAKYTPERYPVTSDLAELLPAEMALRSKLVPLSKAGNLIRVAMPDPLDITTIEDIEIYKNCEIEPVICTERELGYLTSAVYGMGLGSEGVLDSIESMRDGEETPSVAVSDEMQLSSLEDRAGEAPVVRFVNSLLSQAVREGASDVHISPERDQVQIRMRIDGKLKAVPSPPKPMILPIISRIKILGNLDIAVSRIPQDGRFSVAIDRKEINIRVSTLPTIYGENLVLRLLDMSGGGLFLHDLGLSADDLAKIKLVVDKPYGMFLSTGPTGSGKSTTLFALLREISRPDINIITLEDPVEYRMEGVRQVQLNRKAGMTFASALRSTLRQDPDVVLVGEIRDAETAAIATQAALTGHKVLSTVHTNDAAGAVMRLMDMGIEPFLVSSTLMVSIAQRLVRRVCPNCAEPYTPRPEVLRFWNLEDTAGSVFMRGRGCFMCGDSGFRGRLGLFEILVMDEEIQEMVARRATSREITRFAADSGRLKLLQDDARLKILEGKTTFEEASSAVLV from the coding sequence ATGGAGCCAAGAAGACGTTTGCGCCTGGGCGAGATGCTCGTTGCCGCCGGGCTTGTCACCGAGGACCAGTTGCGCCAGGCTTTGGCCGCCGGCAAACGCAGCGGCCTGCGTCTGGGGCAACAGCTCGTGCGCGAGGGCACCGTCAAGGAAGCCGACATCGTCGATCTCATCAGCCGCCAGATGGGGCTGGCCAAGTACACGCCCGAGCGCTACCCGGTCACCTCCGACCTCGCCGAACTCTTGCCGGCCGAGATGGCCCTGCGCTCCAAGCTCGTGCCCCTGTCCAAGGCCGGCAACCTCATCCGCGTGGCCATGCCCGATCCCTTGGACATCACCACCATTGAAGACATCGAGATCTACAAAAACTGCGAGATCGAGCCGGTGATCTGCACCGAGCGCGAGCTTGGCTACCTGACCAGCGCCGTCTACGGCATGGGCCTTGGCAGCGAGGGCGTGCTCGACAGCATCGAATCCATGCGCGACGGCGAGGAAACGCCCTCGGTCGCGGTCAGCGACGAAATGCAGCTCAGTTCCCTGGAGGACCGGGCCGGGGAAGCGCCGGTGGTGCGCTTTGTCAATTCGCTGCTGTCCCAGGCCGTGCGCGAAGGAGCTAGCGACGTGCACATCAGCCCCGAGCGCGACCAGGTGCAGATTCGCATGCGCATCGACGGCAAGCTCAAGGCCGTGCCCTCGCCGCCCAAGCCCATGATCCTGCCCATCATTTCGCGTATCAAAATCCTGGGCAACCTCGACATCGCCGTCAGCCGCATCCCGCAGGACGGCCGGTTCTCCGTGGCCATCGACCGCAAGGAGATCAACATCCGCGTCTCCACGCTGCCGACCATCTATGGCGAAAACCTCGTGTTGCGCCTGCTCGACATGAGCGGCGGCGGGCTTTTCCTGCACGACCTCGGTCTTTCCGCCGACGACCTGGCCAAGATCAAGCTGGTCGTGGACAAGCCCTACGGCATGTTCCTGTCCACCGGCCCCACCGGCTCGGGCAAGTCCACCACGCTTTTTGCCTTGCTTCGCGAAATAAGCCGGCCCGACATCAACATCATCACCCTGGAAGACCCGGTCGAATACCGCATGGAAGGCGTGCGCCAGGTGCAGCTCAACCGCAAGGCCGGCATGACCTTCGCCAGCGCCCTGCGCTCCACCCTGCGCCAGGACCCGGACGTGGTGCTTGTGGGCGAAATCCGCGACGCCGAAACGGCAGCCATCGCCACCCAGGCCGCGCTCACCGGCCACAAGGTGCTCTCCACTGTCCACACCAACGACGCCGCCGGCGCGGTCATGCGGCTCATGGACATGGGCATCGAGCCGTTTCTCGTTTCCTCCACCCTCATGGTCTCCATCGCCCAGCGTCTGGTGCGCCGGGTGTGCCCCAACTGTGCCGAACCCTATACCCCGCGCCCGGAAGTGCTGCGTTTCTGGAACCTTGAGGACACGGCCGGTTCGGTCTTCATGCGCGGCCGGGGCTGTTTCATGTGCGGCGACTCGGGCTTCAGGGGGCGTCTTGGACTGTTCGAGATCCTGGTCATGGACGAGGAAATCCAGGAAATGGTGGCGCGCCGGGCCACTTCCCGGGAGATTACCCGTTTCGCGGCGGATTCGGGACGGCTCAAGCTTTTGCAGGACGACGCGCGCTTGAAGATACTGGAAGGCAAGACCACTTTCGAGGAAGCCTCTTCGGCCGTGCTCGTCTAG
- a CDS encoding carboxymuconolactone decarboxylase family protein, with protein MVVNWQESLGEAVKALGALAKGNPGIMDGYKALDGAGSAHGALDLKTRELISLAVAATTRCDTCIAVHAKAAAEAGASREELLEALAVAITLNTGAAFVYSSRILEAYDTFSKK; from the coding sequence ATGGTTGTGAATTGGCAGGAATCCCTGGGCGAGGCCGTCAAGGCGCTTGGCGCGCTGGCCAAGGGCAATCCCGGCATCATGGACGGATATAAAGCCCTGGACGGCGCCGGCAGCGCCCATGGCGCTTTGGACCTCAAGACGCGTGAGCTCATCAGTCTGGCCGTGGCCGCCACGACCCGCTGCGACACCTGCATCGCCGTGCACGCCAAGGCCGCCGCCGAGGCCGGCGCGTCCCGCGAGGAACTCCTCGAAGCCCTGGCCGTGGCCATCACCCTCAACACCGGCGCGGCCTTCGTCTATTCGTCGCGCATCCTCGAAGCCTACGACACGTTCTCAAAAAAATAG
- a CDS encoding lytic transglycosylase domain-containing protein codes for MPVLFAALLLLCCLSGQARAGDAIYQYRDAKGAIHLSNRKLDDKFQPFDYMRLPAGTDQSKIYPFIRYYCRRHGLDPELVRAMVEVESGFAVRAVSPKGAAGLMQIMPGTGRDLGLADAFDGANNLEAGIRYMRALMDAYGDVRLALAAYNAGPGRVKKGGTVPDIPETQAYVEKVLARRGAR; via the coding sequence ATGCCAGTCCTGTTTGCCGCGTTGCTGCTGCTGTGCTGTCTGTCCGGCCAGGCCCGGGCCGGCGACGCCATCTATCAGTATCGCGACGCCAAGGGTGCGATCCACCTGAGCAACCGCAAGCTCGACGACAAGTTTCAGCCCTTTGACTACATGCGCCTGCCGGCCGGCACGGACCAGTCCAAGATCTATCCGTTCATCCGTTACTACTGCCGCCGCCACGGCCTGGACCCCGAGCTGGTGCGGGCCATGGTGGAGGTGGAGTCGGGCTTTGCCGTGCGCGCCGTGTCGCCTAAGGGCGCGGCCGGACTCATGCAGATCATGCCCGGGACCGGGCGCGATCTGGGGCTGGCCGACGCCTTTGACGGCGCGAACAACCTGGAAGCCGGCATCCGCTACATGCGCGCCCTGATGGACGCCTACGGCGACGTACGCCTGGCCCTGGCCGCCTACAACGCCGGCCCCGGGCGGGTCAAAAAGGGCGGAACCGTGCCGGACATTCCCGAGACCCAGGCCTACGTGGAGAAGGTCCTGGCCCGGCGCGGCGCGCGGTAG
- a CDS encoding nucleoside recognition domain-containing protein encodes MDIALSSLPRAARTIALDAAKICLDLFKVMVPILIGVKILKELGWITYLAKPLAPLMSLVGLPPECGLTWATAIANNLYAALAVHAALVPDMSPLTIAQATVIATMMLIAHNLFVEGAIAKRCGVGFWGQAGLRLVCAMACGMLLNAVFSAFGLFTAPAPLLFTPAADDGSLVTWAVGEVKNLGMIYVVIACLVGLMRALDALGVTRLFEAALMPFLKLMGIGGGAATITVIGLVMGLAYGGGLIMHDVHKGKVDRRDVFPAISLMSLSHAIIEDTLLMYLIGATMWGTFVGRLLFSLLVVAALSRLTAGLARPRLA; translated from the coding sequence ATGGACATCGCGCTTTCCTCCCTGCCGCGCGCCGCGCGCACCATTGCCCTTGACGCCGCCAAGATCTGCCTGGACCTGTTCAAGGTCATGGTGCCGATCCTGATAGGCGTCAAAATCCTCAAGGAACTCGGCTGGATCACCTATCTGGCCAAGCCGCTGGCTCCGCTGATGAGCCTGGTCGGGCTGCCGCCGGAATGCGGGCTGACCTGGGCCACGGCCATTGCCAACAATCTTTACGCCGCCCTGGCCGTCCACGCCGCCCTGGTGCCGGACATGTCGCCGCTGACCATCGCCCAGGCCACGGTCATCGCCACCATGATGCTCATCGCCCACAACCTCTTTGTCGAGGGGGCCATCGCCAAGCGCTGCGGCGTGGGCTTCTGGGGGCAGGCCGGGCTGCGCCTTGTCTGCGCCATGGCCTGCGGCATGCTCCTCAACGCCGTTTTCAGCGCCTTTGGGCTTTTCACCGCCCCCGCGCCGCTGCTTTTCACCCCGGCCGCCGATGATGGCAGCCTCGTCACCTGGGCCGTTGGCGAAGTCAAAAACCTCGGCATGATCTACGTGGTCATCGCCTGTCTGGTCGGGCTCATGCGGGCCCTTGACGCCCTGGGCGTCACCCGCCTTTTCGAGGCGGCGCTCATGCCCTTTTTAAAGCTCATGGGCATCGGCGGCGGCGCGGCCACCATCACGGTCATCGGCCTGGTCATGGGCCTGGCCTACGGCGGCGGGCTCATCATGCACGACGTCCACAAGGGCAAGGTGGACCGGCGCGACGTGTTTCCGGCCATCAGCCTCATGAGCCTGTCCCACGCCATCATTGAGGACACGCTTTTAATGTACCTCATCGGGGCCACCATGTGGGGCACCTTTGTCGGACGGCTGCTCTTTTCGCTGCTGGTGGTGGCGGCGCTTTCTCGTCTGACGGCCGGTTTGGCCCGGCCCCGGCTGGCCTGA
- a CDS encoding type II secretion system F family protein, with protein sequence MPQFAYEAINEAGNPIKGVLEAETADAVRTRLLGMGYIPVAVRKGVAAAASGGFGESLEDALTRISAQEMILFTKQLRTMLGAGLSMLEILRVLEQQSENPKLRRVCSRMSDQVKKGSSISAAMAAQKGVFNELYISMVRAGESAGALPAVLERLTYIISHEHQVRTDIKSALQYPITVVIALVGAFFFLLKFVVPTFAGIFANAKIELPWPTRMAMQMHTVVGEYWYITLSIFLSVLIVLYLWFRTENGKVTRDAFFLHIPIVGMLLRKAAMSRFAAIFSILQASGVPVLTTIDILVGTIGNAAIAKEFRRIQEMIKSGQGLAGPLSRAKYFTPMVVTMVAVGEESGNLDEMLSAISEHYDAEVAFAVKRLSDALGPVLIVGLAGVVGFFALAIFMPMWDLTQAQTKM encoded by the coding sequence GTGCCGCAATTCGCCTACGAAGCCATCAACGAGGCCGGCAATCCGATCAAGGGCGTCCTTGAGGCCGAGACTGCCGACGCGGTGCGTACCCGGCTTCTGGGCATGGGCTACATCCCCGTGGCCGTGCGCAAGGGCGTGGCGGCGGCGGCGAGCGGCGGCTTTGGCGAGTCCTTGGAAGACGCGCTGACGCGCATCAGCGCCCAGGAGATGATCCTTTTCACCAAACAGCTGCGCACCATGCTCGGGGCCGGCCTGTCCATGCTCGAGATCCTGCGGGTGCTGGAGCAGCAGTCGGAAAACCCCAAGCTGCGTCGGGTATGTTCCCGCATGTCGGATCAGGTGAAAAAGGGTTCGTCGATCTCGGCGGCCATGGCCGCCCAGAAGGGCGTTTTTAACGAACTCTACATCAGCATGGTGCGGGCCGGCGAATCGGCCGGCGCGCTGCCGGCGGTGCTGGAGCGGCTGACCTACATTATTTCCCACGAACATCAGGTACGCACGGACATCAAGTCCGCCCTGCAATATCCCATCACGGTCGTCATCGCGCTGGTCGGCGCGTTTTTCTTTCTGCTCAAGTTCGTGGTACCGACCTTTGCCGGTATCTTCGCCAACGCCAAGATCGAGTTGCCCTGGCCAACCCGCATGGCCATGCAGATGCACACCGTTGTCGGAGAATATTGGTACATCACGCTTAGCATTTTTCTGAGTGTCTTGATTGTGCTTTATTTGTGGTTTCGCACGGAAAACGGTAAGGTGACCCGGGACGCCTTTTTTCTGCACATCCCCATCGTCGGGATGCTGTTGCGCAAGGCGGCCATGTCGCGGTTCGCCGCCATTTTTTCCATCCTGCAGGCCAGCGGCGTGCCGGTGCTGACCACCATCGACATCCTGGTCGGCACCATCGGCAACGCGGCCATTGCCAAGGAATTCCGCCGCATCCAGGAGATGATCAAGTCCGGCCAGGGCTTGGCCGGGCCGTTGTCCCGGGCCAAATATTTTACGCCCATGGTGGTGACCATGGTGGCCGTGGGCGAGGAATCCGGCAACCTTGACGAAATGCTTTCGGCCATAAGCGAGCACTACGACGCCGAGGTGGCTTTTGCCGTCAAGCGCCTGTCCGACGCCCTGGGGCCGGTGCTCATCGTGGGACTGGCCGGCGTGGTCGGGTTTTTCGCCCTGGCCATCTTCATGCCCATGTGGGATCTGACCCAGGCGCAAACCAAGATGTGA
- a CDS encoding sigma-54 interaction domain-containing protein produces MEQDSPRKRDSPLVGGSLLILVPGILGGVAALPILTAGSLWPGLFWWRHAEILSLLSGGAVYLAATGLLLWVRRPIRRFLHSTRQIDVLAQTPAPAARSRDELDRLEGVFDQVVELLSAMDARALFPNMVGESRAMRAVFSQLLKVAATDATVLLLGESGVGKELAALSLHEKSGRAKGPFVAVNCAAIPEGLLESELFGHERGAFTGAVARKIGKFEKAAQGTLFLDEIGDMPPETQAKILRAIESRQFERVGGGKPLRLDVRVVAATHRDLPEMIRQGRFREDLYHRLNVFPVRLPPLRDRREDIPLLAGRFLEGFRPGARLSVEALQRLLAHDWPGNVRELKNVLERATVLAGGDEIAPRHLPGLSGQGPAEATAGDEAADLDSRLAAYERTLIEAALSRTGGVQSRAAALLGIKERSLWHRVKKLGIAVGPFRGQGG; encoded by the coding sequence ATGGAACAGGACTCTCCGCGCAAAAGGGATTCGCCCCTTGTCGGGGGCAGCCTGCTCATTTTGGTGCCCGGCATCCTGGGCGGGGTGGCCGCTTTGCCCATCCTGACGGCCGGTTCCTTGTGGCCGGGGCTTTTCTGGTGGCGACATGCCGAAATCCTCAGTCTCCTGTCCGGCGGCGCGGTCTATCTGGCGGCCACCGGGCTGCTCCTGTGGGTGCGCCGGCCCATCCGGCGGTTTTTGCATTCAACCCGCCAGATAGACGTCCTGGCCCAGACGCCGGCTCCGGCGGCGCGTTCGCGTGACGAGCTGGACCGGCTTGAGGGGGTTTTCGACCAGGTTGTGGAGCTTTTAAGCGCCATGGACGCCCGGGCGCTTTTCCCGAACATGGTGGGCGAGAGCCGGGCCATGCGGGCGGTTTTCTCGCAGCTGCTCAAGGTTGCGGCCACGGATGCCACGGTGCTGCTGCTGGGTGAATCCGGCGTCGGCAAGGAGTTGGCGGCCTTAAGCCTTCACGAAAAAAGCGGCCGGGCCAAGGGGCCGTTCGTGGCGGTCAACTGCGCGGCCATTCCCGAGGGATTGCTGGAAAGCGAGCTTTTCGGCCATGAGCGGGGCGCCTTTACCGGTGCGGTGGCGCGCAAGATCGGCAAATTCGAAAAAGCCGCCCAAGGGACGCTGTTTCTTGACGAGATCGGCGATATGCCGCCGGAAACCCAGGCCAAGATTTTGCGCGCCATTGAATCGCGCCAGTTCGAGCGGGTGGGTGGCGGCAAGCCCTTGCGCCTGGACGTCCGGGTGGTGGCGGCCACCCACCGCGACCTGCCGGAAATGATCCGCCAGGGACGGTTTCGGGAAGATCTTTATCATCGCCTGAACGTTTTCCCGGTGCGCCTGCCGCCGCTTCGGGACCGCCGGGAGGACATTCCCCTCCTGGCCGGCCGTTTTCTGGAAGGTTTTCGCCCTGGCGCGCGGCTTTCCGTCGAGGCCCTGCAGCGGCTGTTGGCCCACGACTGGCCTGGCAATGTGCGGGAACTCAAAAACGTGCTGGAACGAGCCACGGTGCTGGCCGGCGGGGACGAAATCGCGCCGCGCCATTTGCCAGGGCTTTCCGGCCAGGGGCCGGCCGAGGCCACGGCTGGCGACGAGGCGGCGGACCTGGACAGTCGTCTGGCCGCCTATGAACGAACGCTCATTGAAGCGGCCTTGTCGCGTACTGGCGGCGTCCAGTCCAGGGCGGCGGCGCTTTTGGGGATTAAAGAGCGCAGCCTGTGGCATCGGGTCAAAAAGCTTGGCATCGCTGTCGGGCCTTTCCGCGGCCAGGGCGGCTGA
- a CDS encoding type II secretion system protein has protein sequence MKNNHGFSLVEIICVLVILGILGAFASVGYVRFIRLYSSIKDVDVAIQQGQIAMNRLFTEVTTIDTTATAKPFVLDTSAATAYSTPYKFTSLDGSAGVDNVVSYDSSTKILSLNSVPLCENVSAFLMQKDDSATGVANLSYVTTKLTITVGSKSQMLSSQFTLKNL, from the coding sequence ATGAAAAATAATCACGGATTTTCCCTTGTTGAAATCATCTGCGTCCTTGTGATCCTGGGCATCCTCGGCGCGTTTGCGTCTGTTGGGTATGTTCGATTCATCCGACTCTATTCGTCCATCAAAGACGTTGATGTGGCGATCCAGCAAGGGCAAATCGCCATGAATCGCCTCTTTACCGAGGTGACGACCATCGACACGACAGCGACGGCCAAGCCGTTTGTGCTGGATACCAGCGCAGCTACGGCCTACTCGACACCCTATAAATTTACCTCGCTGGATGGCTCGGCCGGAGTGGATAATGTCGTCTCCTACGATTCTTCGACCAAAATATTGAGCTTGAATAGCGTCCCTTTGTGCGAAAATGTTTCGGCCTTCTTAATGCAGAAGGATGATTCAGCTACTGGCGTTGCCAACCTCAGCTATGTCACGACGAAGCTGACGATCACGGTTGGTTCCAAGTCGCAGATGTTAAGTTCTCAATTCACCCTCAAGAACCTGTAG